In Malania oleifera isolate guangnan ecotype guangnan chromosome 8, ASM2987363v1, whole genome shotgun sequence, a single window of DNA contains:
- the LOC131161742 gene encoding calcium uniporter protein 6, mitochondrial-like, which yields MWRSSCAWLKRSVSTTVLHGRKQPVGLGVCWGNAYGCGSLFASSTSSSLVLTNALSAAAAGGSDEASNSGAAAGGGESTDSGGVVVEGEPISYAEAKKLMRLVNVEALKKKIGMEGKEVIGYSDLLEACESMGVARSADEATAFARVLDEAGVVLLFRDKVFLHPDKVL from the coding sequence ATGTGGAGATCGTCATGCGCTTGGTTAAAGCGGAGTGTGTCAACGACTGTGTTGCATGGAAGAAAACAGCCGGTGGGGTTGGGGGTTTGCTGGGGAAACGCCTACGGTTGTGGCTCCCTCTTTGCATCATCAACCTCATCGTCCCTTGTTTTAACTAACGCCTTATCAGCAGCAGCCGCTGGTGGTTCCGACGAGGCCTCCAACTCAGGTGCTGCTGCCGGAGGAGGAGAAAGTACGGACAGCGGCGGCGTTGTGGTAGAAGGAGAGCCCATATCATATGCGGAGGCAAAGAAGCTAATGAGATTGGTGAATGTGGAGGCACTGAAAAAAAAGATTGGGATGGAAGGTAAGGAAGTAATCGGGTATTCGGATCTTCTCGAAGCATGCGAGAGCATGGGTGTTGCTAGATCTGCTGATGAAGCCACCGCATTTGCCCGAGTACTTGACGAGGCTGGCGTTGTCCTTCTCTTCAGAGACAAGGTTTTCCTTCAtcccgataaggtactttag